CCGGTTACAGTGATGTTGAAATGGAATAGAGGATATCATGCACAACATTGCATTCAAGcatgaaaaatacaaaaataatttcTAAGCACatacatatttatataGAATCATCACCTAATGTAAGAAAACAAAGCAAAAACTCTCCGCTATATCCCCGCATTGATCTGACTGACCCCTTGAATTGTCTCTTGTATCGGCTACCAGCAGGACCATACCAAATATCAAGGTATCTTTCACCTCATTGTCATGGCTTAGCTAACTAAAGTAGTCACCCTATGATCTTTCCGAGTCACTTCTTTTCTGAAAGATTAATTAGATTATATTCCAATTAGTATTACCTCGCTTATTTGacttcttttattttcatttttttcgcgTAAATTAcggaaaggaaaaaaaattttcctctCCACTTGTCTTAAATCGGGTAGCGATGAGCTGCGATAgatttttatatttaaACGTAAATGATAAGCTCAATTTCCGCtagtttttgttcttccCTCGCCCTTCGGATTGCCaatccatttttattttttaatcTAGCTGGAGTGACACGATGTAGCCCCTTGTTACCTGTCTTATATTTATATTACTGCACGTTTTTCATCATAATCACACGTTTCAATAATGTCCGCAAATGATAAACAATACATTTCGTACAATAACGTACATCAGCTATGTCAAGTATCCGCTGAGAGAATTAAGAATTTCAAACCGGACTTGATCATCGCCattggtggtggtggtTTCATCCCCGCTAGAATTTTACGTACTTTCCTTAAGGAACCTGGTGTACCAACCATTAGAATCTTTGCAATTATTCTATCTTTATACGAAGATTTGAACAGTATAGGCTCTGAAGTCGAAGAATTGGGTGTTAATGTTTGCAGGACACAATGGATCGATTACGAACAGTGTAAGTTGGACTTAGTTGGCAAGAACGTTCTTATCGTTGACGAGGTCGATGACACCCGTACTACCCTTCATTACGCCTTGAGcgaattggaaaaggatGCTGCCGAACAGGCAAAAGCTAAAGGTATAGATACTGAGAAGTCCCcagaaatgaaaacgaCTTTCGGGATTTTTGTTCTACACGACAAGCAAAAGCCAAAGAAGGCTGACTTACCTGCCGAAATGTTGAATGATGAGAACCGTTATTTCGCAGCCAAGACTGTTCCAGACAAGTGGTATGCATACCCATGGGAATCTACTGATATTGTTTTCCACACAAGAATGGCTGTTGAACAAGGTAACGACATCTTCATTCCTGAGCAAGAGGAGAAGcaatgataaaaatatcTCTCAGAAACTCCAAACATATAGCAGAACATGTACAATAGATGACTCATATAAATGTGCTAATatgtataaatatatattattaatTAATTACCTTGAAGTTTATTGCCTTTTATGCGCTGCAACAGCCTCTCGGCCGAGGctattttgcttttgttcGGTGCCACGTAGTGGTATACTTGACACATACATCTTCTCGACAGTTTGTGCAGATTTTTGTCCATTTCTAGAAACGTAGAAGAATCAACCAGTTTCTCCAGTTTTTGGAAGTTTAAAAAGAAGTTGTGAGCGGCAGCCaacaacattttcaaaggaGAATGACTATTAGTAAAATACCCATATGGCTTGACTGTGATCCTGGCCATGACGATGCTATAGCTCTTTTACTGGGCTGTTTTCATCCAGCTTTCAATCTTCTAGGGGTCAGCACATGTTTCGGTAATGCACCACCCGAAAATACTGACTATAATGCTCGCTCTCTTCTTACTGCAATGGGCAAAGCTCAGGCAATCCCGGTTTATAAAGGTGCTCAGAGACCTTGGAAAATAGAGCCTCACTACGCACCTGACATCCATGGCATATCAGGTTTAGATGGCACTTCACTATTACCTAAGCCAACATTCGAAGCAAGAACGGATAAGACATATATTGAAGCCATTGAAGAAGCAATACTGGCCAGTGACGGTGAGATATCCTTTGTTTCCACCGGGGCTCTCACTACATTAGCTACGCTTCTAAAGTATAAACCacacttgaaaaaatctatTAAATACATCAGTATTATGGGGGGTGGACTTTATGGCCTAGGAAACTGTAATCCAAACCTTTCCGCTGAATTCAACGTCTGGATTGATCCTCACGCAGCGAATGCCATATTCTGTGATCCCGAAGTAAAAGACAAATGCATAGTTGCACCTCTGAATTTAACCCACAAGGCTATAGCTACTTATAAAGTCAACGAAGCAATTTACAATGAAGACAATAACTCCAACTTCCGAAAATTGTTTTTCGAgctctttcaattttttgctcATACTTATAAGGATGTACAAGGCTTTGATTCAGGCCCGCCTGTGCATGATCCGGTGGCTTTGATACCACTTCTGGAGTTTTATGGGTGGGACTTGCCATCTGTAATTGGGTTTGATTACAGCAGGATGGATATATCCTGCATTGATGATGTTTTTAATGAAAACCTGGGGGAAattatcattgaaaaagagtATCCAAGCCACGGCAATGTTGGCTCAATCGTCGGTCTAGATTTGAATGTCCAATATTTTTGGGACCAAGTTTTTACAGCTTTAAACAGGGCAAATAAATTGTCAACGATTGAATAGGAAGTGTTCTTTTGTGAGCgcttattttcttttctctacTTCCTGGTGTAAAATAAGtttatcttttctctttcatcGAGCACAACCAAAAGTTTCCTGAAAAGTCGTTATGATTCATCtacatataaataaatttatttattttgctacattttctttgaaccTTAACATCAAATTGAGAGGACAAAGCGGTCCTGCAGGagtgaatttttcttcccaTTCTGGGTCAAGGGACCATTTCAACTGGTTCAGCATTTCAGCTAAGGTGATCCTCATTTCAGTCAAGGCTAACTTCTCTCCCAAACACGCTCTTCGGCCTCCATGAAACGCCGTCACGACGCATCTATTCTTGGCAAGTCtccagttttttcttattgtttCAATATCTGAGCCCCATCTATCCGGTTCGAAATCGTTCGCTGTAGGACCCCAGTTTTTGGCATCATGTGATGTTCCAAAATTGTTGTACCCAACATACACATTCTTAGGTATTACAATGTCCATTCCGAGCTTGCATACTTTAGTAGTGCACCTATTAATAATTGTGTTTAGAGGAGGATACATCCGAACTGTCTCGAAAAGAAACGCATTGAGTAAAGGTAAATCCGCTAGGGCTTTCGGGTCGGTAACATTTTTTACTTCCTGCCTGAGTCTCTCCTGCCATTTACTTGAGTACTTAGCCAAGAGGTACAATGAAGTATTAAAAAGCAACTGAGGATTTTCATGGCCAGCAACAAGAATAATAACGATGTTATCGGATAATTGTTTGTAATCAATTGTTCCTTTATTATGAGCACGAATCAAATCACTGGCAGCAAATGTCGTTTGTTCAAATTTGTAATTATTAATCAACTGGTCTTGAACTCTTTTAACGAGGAGTCCTCTGAACCTCGCAATATCCCTGAaggtttttcttcttgaaggGATAGGAAGCAAATCAAGAAATGGGAAAGTTAGGAAGAACGGATGAAATATCTGCTTCTTAATATGAATTAAGAGCTCGTGcaaagcatttttttcatgtttcAATGTAGCAAAATCAAATCCAAGAGCCACCTGAGAAATATTGTCCAATGCCAACCTCTGAGACAAGGGCCCCATATGAACCGAAACCTGCCCATTTTGTaccctttcttttattttattgCAAAAGAGTTTCGCATTCTTGGATATTGGCGCATCATCAAAATGCTGTAGCCCCTTTGTTATAGCATTTCTATAATCCCGCCAAACTTTTCCATGTGCGCTAATAACGTTGTCGCCAGTGTAAGCAGCGATAGCACTGTAtggaattttcttctggtTACCACTCTTTGCAAAAGTATCTTCATCCTTAAAAATTTGTGATAAGTATTCAGAACGAGAAACGAGAATATTCCATCGtgaaccaaaaaaaatttttacaGCGCCATACTTTTCCATTGACTCCCTTATATAAAGATCATATAACTCTGTTTGGTCAATGGGAAATATAACTGGTAAAAATATTACATAAAACGGAATGGTAGGTATATTTTTAGGAAGATTTAAAGGAGGAACGACGACCACGAAGGCTATGTAAGAAATTATAAGAAATAGAATCAATCCTAAAATCTTAAAAATCCCCATTATTGATTATAGTTTTCTTAAATCTTTTGTTTGAACTCAATCATATTGCTCTAGAAGGAGATCAAAACACTTCATAGgacaaaaaatttgaagggaaatatctttatttttgggcCACTTAATATACATTTTAGAAGCAGATGCTCCATTATTTCTTTGTGTTTCGTGAGCTTGCAAATTTTAGGGGAAGAGTAAGAATTGATGGTCGCTTTCACAGCTTGGCTGCAATtgttaagaaaaaaatggcaatgGAATTACATTAAAGAACCAAAAGGGGTAAATACGTAATTAATTCTTCATTTGAAGAGACATGTTTTCCGGCACATTTGGTAATAGGGCTTTCGAAGGGGAAACTTATCGATTTGCTTACCTTTTTTTCGCGACGCGCGTCTGGCCATAAATAAAAGGGTTCTTTGCCaagagaataaaaaaaatcttaaCAGAATAGGTTTAAGGCGACTatacaataaaaattatGCATCGTTGGCGGAGTGTAACATGCAAAAATTGTTAAGGGATAAAGCCCAGAGTTTTTATCGCTCTAGCGACGTTGCTCCTTCTATACAGTACTACAAGAGTGGTTAATTGAGCTAAGCCAGTCAGGGATCCCTTACCAATAAGGGGGGTGTAAAGGTAGGTAGTCGTTTTGACTGCATTGCATTCAATCCCTGGTTTAGCGTGCTAAAATACATACCATGTAACCCCCTCAtaaattctcttctttattttttacttgTAGTAGCCGGTTTTGCCGTGATTTACGAAAAGGTATGGTCGTCCATGCAATTgccagaaaaaatttcttctcgAAATTCATTTCTATAACAAGAATAATGTATAAATATTGGGTTAAAAATTTGCATAAATTTGTTatattatttgtttttattttatgaCGTTATATGTTACTCGCATTGTATTTCCAAAAGGGTAAAGCACCgaagaaatatttataaaaaaatgacaattACAGGCAATTTGCTTCCAAGCTCTGAGAAATCAGAACCGACATCTGCTTCTTCACATTCTTCTTCGAGTGACACGTTAAAAGATGTTGATATTCCTCACAATGGGGCTGATTCATCAACGtatagtaaatttttgGCTTTGTATTGCAGAAGtgacaaaaatgatacTTTCAAgtctttggaagaaaaacagaATTGTAAATTTGGAGAGCAATGGCCCACTTTTGTCGACACCATAGCTGGATTGGATTGTTACGGCTCTGAAATAAGTGGTAGAGTTACGGAAAGAATCTTGCCAGCCCCACTAGCTGACAAGTTTACTAATAATTTGGGAATGGCAGTCAAGATTTCTGAATATACACGTGATGACGAATGTCAAATTCGCGGTTGTGTTACTACGATTGAGAATGAAAACACTTTCAATAACTGGTTTATATACCATATTTTAGATCAATCTCGGTTATCTTTGAGTGAGCATCTAATCGTAGACAAGGAAGTTAAATACCACGAACTATTTGctgatttctttgagaaaaatttgaaaaacacGATTGTGAATGACCAGTGGGACTTTGGTGGCCGTGATTACTTTATTGAACGTGCAAGATACTTTACTGACCGATATTTGAGAATTGAATGTATCTTGCCAGCTTTTCCCTGCAAGTCATCCAACGAGCAAAAAGTGTATGGTTCTGTCCCTGATAAAGGCGAGGAGCTtgctttgaaaagattaatCAAGGCTACACAAGATCTAGTTGAGGTATACCCGCCAGGTATGAAGATTTGGATCGTTAGCGATGGTCACGTTTTTTCTGATTGTATTGGGGTTGACGATGACGTCGTCAGTGAATATACCACCAAATTACATGAATTATATGGGAGAGTTGCTATTCCTGGGGTGGATGCTATTGGATTTTGTGGGTTGAATGAATTGTTCTTTAGTGGTGCAGCTagtgaaattttcaatccAAATTGGGTTTCTGACACTGAAGTTGCGCACTACACGGGAACTCAAATCTGCCCCAAATCCGATTTATCAAGAcaaattttgatgaaagGCTGCGACACAGACGCTGGTCGTTTGAGAAAGCAGATCGCCATAGATGGACATCCAAGGTTGCATCTGTATAGGGGCTTTTCACGTTTTATGATGGAGGATTTGTCTTTATTGGAACATTTCCAAAGTttttcgaaaaagaaattcaagaaagtcATTTCAATGATTGCATTCAACATGATCAAGAGAAATGACGCTTATTCGAATCTGGTAGAGTTGATATTTCCACACCATTTAAGAATTTCCATTCATGCGCACACCAACAGCGGACCCAAATTTGGTATCAAAGTGATCTCAAGTGAACAATGTTCTATTGTCAGTTCATTGGAAGACCTTGACGAAccaaaatttgaagatttcttACACATTCCAACACCTTGGCACAATTGTGTCGTCAAGGTGGAAGATGACAaggagaaatattttttgacGAAATCAAAAGTCATCAAGGATGCTATTGAAAAGGGAAGTTATGATGGTGAATGGAAGGATACTCGTTTTGACATTGGAGAAGGGGGACATTTCGTCATCAGAAAAACTTCCTAACAAGCAAAAGCAGCGCTAGATTAGCCCCAATTAgttcgttttctttttcaaaattagttttttttataattcAGCCCTCCAAACtacaaatttcaaaaacttatGATATCACTTGCTTTTTGGTTCACTAAAAAGTAATTTACACGTAACATTTGAGAAAGGGGGGGAGAAGTAGtatcttctttctttagcTTAGAATATTTAACATTCAATATATATTCACTTTCCTtctttaaatttttcatccgAGTGAGAGTACATAAGATTTCGCGCTGCGGCACCAGTGACATTTAGCGatgcagaagaagaatgaacGTGGCTATCAGAGGGATAATGTTGGAACTTCAATTGGCTTTATTAATGATACTATTGATAATACAGAGCGTATATGAAGTATTGCAAATAACATGCACGGTTCTTTtagaatgaaaatgaaaatgatgtgTGAAGAGGGCGTGATCTTTGGGAAAATGTTGCAATTTGACAGACCGACTTAAATAGCGCCCAAGTAATCTTCTTTGATACTACCGATTGCGTGAATGGAACTCACTTGGCTGATACAACCTTCGATTTTAACTCTAATTCTACTTTTTATTGTAATGACATCTTCCGAACTTTGGTATGATGGAGGATTGGAGCCTGCGTTAAAGGTCAGATCCTGGGGCATCAAGTGCTTGGTGACAAATACCTTCATCGGACCCACTTGCACTTCGAACCCGTGTTGGGAACATGAAACGACTGTGCCATCCACCACTTCCCCTTTGAACGGCTTAAAAACGACGGCTCTATATTTCACGTTGAACTCGGCCGATCCATCAGTGGGTAGTATTCTCCCACGTTGAATATCTATATTATCGTAGTCCAGCACACAAAGAATATACCCGAATTTACCCGTACAGGAACCTTCAACCTCTTCTAGTAACTTTGCCTTGAGATATTGCTTCATTCGGGGGCCGAAAAAGGAGGGATGAAGGGTGATATTAAGCGAAAGgtctttgataaaaaacaTTCTGGGCAATTGAATTATTCTACagaactaaaaaaaaaatgtattcCTGTTTCGAGTCCTTCCAATATTCACTGTTTGTAATAGAGAAGAGGATGATGGGCGGGAGAAAAAAGGggaatatataatattcttGAAGGAAGGAATCGGTGGACAAACCTGTTCGACCTATATCGGAGAATAAATCGACAAAGTGAGTTGATCTATTCTATTggttttttccttgaaatGTAGCAAAACTGCATCcactttcttgaatttttcagaataaCCATGGGAGCTCGCACAAAATCACGTAACACGGAATCACGCCCTACGAAATATCTCTCACAATCGGAGGAAAAGGATGGCTAGTGAAATGGAGTGCTACTTTGATGCAGAGAAGTAGGAGTGTGTTTTGTCCAACAGGTTCCAGGAGGAAAAGAGAGTAACGAGTCGATACATTCACAGCGAGCATGCCACGGTTGACGGTTGTAACTAAAAATGTGCTGTATCCATTGCAAAAGACCTTTGCAGCGGGCAGTTACGGGCAGGCTGGAACAAGGTCATTAGCTTCCGTGGTGGAAGCTACGTCGAGAAACGCCAACACCAACGCCAACGCCAGAGTGGACATGAAAGTAAGCGAGCGGATCTATAAGTGGACAAAGGCAGGTGTGGAACAAGGTAAGGAACATTTCAAAGTTGGTGGAAACAGGGTCTACTTCCCAAAGGCCAGAATAATCCTACTAAGACCCAACGCGAAGCATACGCCATACCAAGCAAAATTCATCGTCCCAAAATCGTTCAACAAGCTGGACCTGAGGGACTACCTCTACCACGTCTACGGGTTAAGAGCAATGAACATCACGACGCAGCTGCTGCACGGAAAGTTCAACCGCATGAACTTGCAAACCACTCGATTCAGGGAACCGcagatcaagaaaatgactATCGAGATGGAGGAACCGTTTATTTGGCCCGAGGAGCCTCGCCCGGGCGAAAACACCTTTTGGGACAGCACCACACCGGACAACATGGAAAAGTATCGCGAGGAAAGACTGAACTGTCTGGGCTCCGACGCTAACAAGCCTGGCACAGCTTTCGACGGGGTTGTGGGACCCTACGAGCGGGTGGCCCAACCTTTTGTACCCCGGTTCTGGAAACGAGAGATGGACAATAAGCGAGAGCGTTACTCCGCGGAACTGCAGCGCGCAGACAAGCTTATCGCCCTGGACAGGTATGTAAAGGATCTTCACTGAAATCTCCCCTCTCCTTACCTCACATGTACACAAAATGCACACATCACAGCATCCCTCAATCTTGTATATACGCAGCAAAACTAAATAGCCCTAAggcgaaaaagaaaagaaaagaaaaagaatatcaattttCGCAAAAGAAGCAAACTCATGACGTGACTGCGGGACGAGCGTCATTAAACAACCAGAGGAAAGGCCATCTCCTCCCCTGCCCTGCCCTGAACGCGTCTATTTTGtgttttcttgttctcttTCCTTGTTCATTGCAGAGCCCGAGAACATGCAATTGttccactttttttctcaggGTCGCTTCCACGGGACTGCGAGCGGCCCCGCGGAGACGGAATGCCCAGGGCGGCCCGCATACTCGTTCCGCGGGAGTCTCGAGCGGCCTGCGAGGGGCCGATCTGCAACGCACGGTGCCGGGGATAGTGCATGGCACGATGGGTCAAACGATGAGCGGGAATGGTACTGCTGccgctgctgctgttgctgtcCGAGGCTTCAGTAGTAGGGATCGAATAGGGAGAATATACAACTTAAAGAGATATATAAGAAGCTGTGCTTTGCCGGGACCAAATTGCTGCTTGTGCTAGTGTGGAGAGGTTTGCTTGTCCTGCTATGCTTCCGTCGTACACTACTCAAACATACCATTGCTCTTCTTAGCATAGAATAGCTGCAACGCAAATATAATAATTGAGAAAGTTACCTATGTCGTCAGATGTTAGGGACGTCGACGAACAAGTTTCGCAGAGCTCGGACCCGAGCTCTGCCGCCCAGTCCATTGGACAGCATCCGTATCGCGGCTTCGACAGCGAAGCCGCAGAAAGGGTGCATGAGTTGGCCAGGACGCTCACATCGCAGAGCTTACTGCACTCTACCAACTCAAACAATGCTGACCAGAACAGCTCCTCCAGCAACCACAACGCACACAATGCGGACTCGAGGTCCGTTTTTTCCACGGACATGGAAGGTGTGAACCCGATCTTCACCAACCCGGACACCCCGGGGTACAATCCCAAATTGGACCCTACCAGTGACCAATTCTCCAGTACAGCATGGGTACAGAACATGGCCAACATATCTACGTCGGACCCGGACTTCTACAAGCCGTACTCGCTCGGGTGCGTGTGGAGGAACCTCAGTGCCTCCGGGGACTCCGCGGATGTGTCGTACCAGTCCACCTTTGTCAATGTCATACCAAAGCTGCTTATGAAAGGGCTCAGGCTTCTGAAGCGCGGCAAAGAGGAGGACACTTTCCAGATCTTGAAACCCATGGATGGCTGTCTTTACCCTGGTGAACTGTTGGTCGTCCTCGGAAGACCGGGGTCCGGTTGTACTACGCTGCTGAAATCCATATCCTCCAATTCGCACGGGTTCAAAATCTCGAAGGACTCTGTAGTCTCTTACAACGGCTTGTCCAGTTCGGATATTAGGAAGCACTACCGTGGCGAAGTCGTGTACAATGCGGAGTCGGATATTCATTTGCCGCATCTTACCGTGTACCAGACGCTTTTCACCGTGGCAAGAATGAAAACACCGCAGAACCGTATCAAGGGCGTGGATAGAGAATCATACGCGAATCACGTGACAGAGGTCGCGATGGCCACCTATGGTCTCTCACATACAAGAGACACCAAAGTGGGGAACGACTTGGTCAGAGGTGTCTCCGGTGGTGAAAGAAAGCGTGTTTCCATTGCCGAAGTCTCGATCTGTGGCGCCAGATTCCAATGTTGGGATAATGCTACCAGAGGCTTGGATTCTGCTACCGCTTTGGAATTTATCCGTGCTTTGAAGACTCAAGCCGATATCGGTAAGACTGCGGCAACTGTAGCCATCTACCAATGTTCTCAAGACGCGTATGATCTTTTCGACAAGGTCTGCGTCCTTGACGATGGTTACCAACTTTATTTTGGGCCCGCCAAGGAtgcaaagaaatatttccaaGATATGGGGTACCATTGCCCCCCCAGACAAACCACTGCGGATTTCTTGACTTCGATCACGAGCCCCTCAGAAAGAATCATCAGCAAAGAGTTCATCGAAAAAGGCATCAAAGTGCCCCAAACGGCAAAGGATATGGCTGAACACTGGCTACAGTCAGAAGACTACAGAAAGCTAGTAAAGAACATAGATACCACTTTGGAGCAGAACACGGATGAAGTACGCgacatcatcaaaaatgcTCACCACGCCAAACAGTCGAAAAGAGCACCTCCTTCCTCCCCCTACGTTGTCAACTATGGCATGCAAGTCAAATACTTGTTGATTAGAAATTTCTGGAGAATGAAACAAAGTGCCAGTATCACTCTGTGGCAAGTCATTGGTAATTCCGTCATGGCTTTCATCTTGGGTTCCATGTTCTATaaagtgatgaagaaaaacgacACTTCCACTTTCTACTTCCGTGGTGCTGCAATGTTTTTCGCCATCTTGTTTAACGCATTTTCATGTCTTTTGGAAATCTTCAGTTTATATGAAACAAGACCAATAACTGAAAAGCACAGAACCTATTCGTTATATCACCCGAGCGCAGACGCATTTGCGTCTGTCTTATCTGAAATGCCCCCCAAACTGATCACTGCTGTTTGCTTCAACATcatcttttatttcctGGTTGATTTCAGGAGAAATGGtggtgttttctttttttattttttgattaaTGTCATCGCCACGTTCACTCTATCGCATTTATTTAGGTGTGTCGGTTCATTGACGAAGACCTTGCAAGAGGCCATGGTACCTGCTTCGATGTTGCTGTTAGCCATTGCCATGTACACAGGGTTTGCCATCCCCAGAACCAAAATTTTAGGTTGGTCCATTTGGATTTGGTACATCAATCCATTGGCCTACCTTTTCGAATCTTTGATGGTCAATGAATTCCATGACCGTAAGTTTGCCTGTGCACAATACATTCCGGCTGGCCCTGGTTATCAGAATATCACTGGTACGCAACATGTTTGTTCCGCTGTAGGTGCTTATCCAGGTAATAGTTATGTTTTAGGTGATGATTTCTTAAAGGAAAGTTACGATTATGAACATAAGCACAAGTGGCGTGGGTTCGGTGTCGGTATGGCGTAtgtcgttttcttcttcttcgtttaTTTAATTCTTTGTGAGTATAACGAAGGTGCTAAACAAAAGGGTGAAATGGTGGTGTTTTTAAGATCCAAGGTCaagcaattgaa
This is a stretch of genomic DNA from Saccharomyces kudriavzevii IFO 1802 strain IFO1802 genome assembly, chromosome: 4. It encodes these proteins:
- the PDR15 gene encoding ATP-binding cassette multidrug transporter PDR15 (similar to Saccharomyces cerevisiae PDR5 (YOR153W) and PDR15 (YDR406W); ancestral locus Anc_5.500); this encodes MSSDVRDVDEQVSQSSDPSSAAQSIGQHPYRGFDSEAAERVHELARTLTSQSLLHSTNSNNADQNSSSSNHNAHNADSRSVFSTDMEGVNPIFTNPDTPGYNPKLDPTSDQFSSTAWVQNMANISTSDPDFYKPYSLGCVWRNLSASGDSADVSYQSTFVNVIPKLLMKGLRLLKRGKEEDTFQILKPMDGCLYPGELLVVLGRPGSGCTTLLKSISSNSHGFKISKDSVVSYNGLSSSDIRKHYRGEVVYNAESDIHLPHLTVYQTLFTVARMKTPQNRIKGVDRESYANHVTEVAMATYGLSHTRDTKVGNDLVRGVSGGERKRVSIAEVSICGARFQCWDNATRGLDSATALEFIRALKTQADIGKTAATVAIYQCSQDAYDLFDKVCVLDDGYQLYFGPAKDAKKYFQDMGYHCPPRQTTADFLTSITSPSERIISKEFIEKGIKVPQTAKDMAEHWLQSEDYRKLVKNIDTTLEQNTDEVRDIIKNAHHAKQSKRAPPSSPYVVNYGMQVKYLLIRNFWRMKQSASITLWQVIGNSVMAFILGSMFYKVMKKNDTSTFYFRGAAMFFAILFNAFSCLLEIFSLYETRPITEKHRTYSLYHPSADAFASVLSEMPPKLITAVCFNIIFYFLVDFRRNGGVFFFYFLINVIATFTLSHLFRCVGSLTKTLQEAMVPASMLLLAIAMYTGFAIPRTKILGWSIWIWYINPLAYLFESLMVNEFHDRKFACAQYIPAGPGYQNITGTQHVCSAVGAYPGNSYVLGDDFLKESYDYEHKHKWRGFGVGMAYVVFFFFVYLILCEYNEGAKQKGEMVVFLRSKVKQLKKEGKLQEKHQQPKDIENNAGSSPDTATTEKKLLDDSSERSDSSSANAGLALSKSEAIFHWRDLCYDVPVKGGERRILNNVNGWVKPGTLTALMGASGAGKTTLLDCLAERVTMGVITGGIFVDGRLRDESFPRSIGYCQQQDLHLKTATVRESLRFSAYLRQPSSVSVEEKNKYVEEVIKILEMEKYSDAVVGIAGEGLNVEQRKRLTIGVELAARPKLLVFLDEPTSGLDSQTAWDTCQLMRKLATHGQAILCTIHQPSAILMQQFDRLLFLQRGGQTVYFGDLGEGCKTMIDYFESKGAHKCPPDANPAEWMLEVVGAAPGSHASQDYYEVWKNSHEYKAIQEELDWMEKNLPDKSKELNSEEHKPFAASLNYQFKMVTIRLFQQYWRSPDYLWSKFVLTIFNQVFIGFTFFKADRSLQGLQNQMLSIFMYTVIFNPILQQYLPSFVQQRDLYEARERPSRTFSWMAFFFSQVVVEIPWNILAGTLAYCIYYYAVGFYANASAAGQLHERGALFWLFSIAFYVYIGSMGLLMISFNEVAETAAHMGSLLFTMALSFCGVMATPSAMPRFWIFMYRVSPLTYMIDALLAVGVANVDVKCSDYEMVKFSPPSGANCGEYMAEYIKMAGTGYLGDPSATDMCSFCAVSTTNAFLATVSSHYYRRWRNYGIFICYIAFDYIAATFFYWLARVPKNSGKISEKSKK